The genome window CATAATATTCACATTGGATAGGTATGACCACACTATTAGCTGCAACTAAAGCATTTATAGTTAGCAGTCCTAAAGAAGGAGGACAATCTATAAAAACAAAGTCAAATTCATTTATTATATCTATTAATGATTCTTTGAGCTTAAGTTCCCTATTTTCTCTATCAGTTAATTCGATTTCAGCACCAGCTAACTCTGTTTTAGAAGGAACTATAAAAAGGTTTTCTAATTTCGTATCAATAATAGCCTCTTTTATATTTAGTCCATTAATTAAAACATCATAAATAGAAAAGCTGATTTCTTCTTTATTTATTCCAAATCCGCTAGTTGTGTTGCCCTGTGGATCTATATCTATGACTAATATTTTTTCCCCGAGACTTGCAAGACAAGCGCTTAGGTTTACATTGGTTGTGGTCTTTCCCACTCCACCTTTTTGATTAAATATAGCAATTATTTTACCCATGCATTACACCTCGCTTTCAGTGTCATATTCTTTTGTACAGAAATTTTATCTAATATAATTAAAACCCTTAAAGCTATATTTCGTCAACTAAAATAATAATCCTTCTCTTTTTATCAAAATACTAATAAGATAATTTTATAAATAAAAAAAGCATAAAAAAACTTAGCATACTTGACCATATGCTAAGTAAATTACATAAAACTAACCGTTTTGTGTTTTTGGTATCTTCAGAGTTACTTCAACAAATTCCCCCATGTCTTTCTGCTCAAATTTGGCATCTACTCCACTTTCCCTAATCGCATTATATGCATTTCTAATTGTATTTAAATAAATCTTATAGTTAATGAGGCTTTTAATATTTTGTCTATGATTTGGCTCTTCTTCCTTAGTTAAGTCTTCAAGAATAGTTTTTATTAAGCTTTCAGTTTTTTTAACAGTCAATTCTCTTTTTATTATTTTATCTAACACAGCAAGCTGCATATCTTCACTTGGTAGCTTTAGCAGCGCCCTTGCATGTCTTTCAGTAAGCCCATTTTCAATAAGTGATTTTTTTATTTCATCTGATAATCTTAAAATTCTCAATTTATTAGCCACAGTAGATTGATTCTTTCCTAATCTTTCTGCTAATTCTTGTTGTGTAAGTCCATGATCCTTTATTAAACTATTATATCCATCAGCTTCTTCTACAAAGTTCAAATCCTCTCTTTGTAAGTTTTCTATAAGAGCCACTACTGCAGAATCCTTATCCTTAAGCTCAACTACAATAGCTGGTATGTTTTCTAACTGGGCTAATTCAGATGCTCTGAGTCTTCTTTCACCTGCTACTAACTCATAGCTTTCATCACCAATTTTTCTAACACTTATGGGCTGTATTACGCCATAAGTTTTAATAGATTGACTAAGCTCTTCTAAGGATCTTTTGCTAAAGCTTTTTCTAGGCTGATATGGATTAGGTTTTACTGATTTTATGGGAATATAACTAATTTCCTTATTTAAATTACTCATGATATCATCCCTCTCACATAAGCTATCCTATACTGTATTTAATTTCTATAAATGATTACAGTTTCCTTCTAAAAATAATGTTTTCTTTTGACTTTCGTAATACATATTACCCTATGTTTCTACTAATTATAAAGGGTTTTTCTTAATTTTTCCCCCTTGTCTAGGGTATTTTGTCGGAGTATGACTTGTCTTTTTAATAATTAATAAACTGTGTACAATATCGCTATTTGGAATTTTAATATCAATCTTATCCTCCAGCTCTCCACCTAAGATTTTAATAGCATTTCTTGAGCCCTCTACTTCCTCTTTAGAATCCGAACCCTTCATAGCAATAAAATACCCTCCTATTTTTACAAAAGGTAAACAGTATTCTGATAAAATATTCAAGGAAGCCACTGCCCTAGATACAGCTATATCATATTGCTCTCTGTACTCCTTATTGTTTCCAAGAGCTTCTGCCCTTTCATGTATAGTACTTATATCTTTAAGTTCCAGCTTCTCTATAACTTCATTTAAAAATTTTAACCTCTTATTTAAACTGTCTAATAAAAGAATTTGTGTATCATTTTCTACAATTTTAATAGGCATGCCAGGAAAGCCTCCTCCTGTACCTATATCAATAATCTTTACCCCCTTAACAATTTTTCCAGTCTTAAAAATTGTTAAGCTGTCCAAAAAGTGCTTAATATCAATTTCTGCATCATCTTTAATAGCAGTTATATTAATAACCTCATTCCATTCCTTCAATAATGATTTAAACTTAGCAAACTTATCTCTTCTATCCTCATCTAAATCTATGCCAAGCTCTGAAATGCCAGAAATCAACACATCAATATTGCTCATTATTTTCACTCCAATATAAATTATTTAGCAGCCTTAGCAAAATATTAAGCTATTTATTCAAACGTCTTTGCTGCTCAAGATATATCAATAGTACATTAATATCTGCAGGGCTAACTCCTGCAATTCTAGAAGCATGGCCTACTGATTCAGGCTTCATAGAATTTAATCTTTGTCTTGCCTCAAGTCTTAAACCCTTTATCTGACTATAGTCAATATCTTCACTGAGTTTTTTTCCTTCAAGCTTTTTAAACTGCTCTATTTGCTTTAACTGTTTAGCTATATAACCTTCATATTTAATTTCAATCTCTACTTGTATTCTCGCTTCTCTAGTAAGTTCCGGTCTTTCATCATCTATTTCTTTAAGAATATCATAGGTTATCTCAGGTCGCTTAATGAAATCATACATAGATGTGGGAGTTTTCAAAGGGGTAGTTCCTATTCTCTCACAAAACTCATTTATTTCTTTATTTGGAGTAATTATTTTCTTTTTAAGCCTGCCAATTTCCCTTTCCATTTCCTTCTTCTTATTAATCATCTTTTCATATCTTTCTTTAGTAGCAAGTCCTATATTATATCCTATTTCAGTTAGCCTTAAATCTGCATTATCTTGCCTTAAAGTAAGTCTATATTCTGCCCTAGAAGTCATCATTCTATATGGATCATAGATTTCCTTAGTAACTATATCGTCTATTAAAACACCTATATAAGCCTGTGATCTGTCAAGAATTAACGGATCTTCTCCATTTAGCTTACGAACCGCATTAATGCCAGCCACTAAACCTTGTGCGGCCGCTTCTTCATAACCAGATGTACCATTAATTTGTCCCGCAAAATACAAGTTTTCTATTTCCTTATATTCTAATGACCTTTTAAGCTGAGTAGCATCTATACAATCATATTCTATTGCATAAGCTGTTCTCATAATTTTTACATTTTCAAGTCCAGGTACTGTTTTATACATTTTAATTTGGACATCCTCAGGAAAAGTCGTAGACATTCCTTGCACATACATTTCGCAAGTGTCTAGTCCCTCAGGCTCAACAAAAACCTGATGACTGGTTTTCTCAGCAAATCTAACAACCTTATCTTCAATAGAAGGACAATATCTAGGGCCTACTCCTTCCATCTCTCCTGCATACATAGGAGACCTGCTTATATTGTCTCGAATAATTTTATGTGTTTCTTCATTTGTATAAGTTAAGTAACACGGAACCTGCTCTATATCTAAGCTTTCTGTCATAAATGAAAATGGTATTATTTCCTCATCTCCAGGCTGTATCTCCATCTTACTGAAATCTAAGCTATCTCTATGAACTCTTGCTGGAGTACCTGTCTTAAATCTTCTCATTTTAATACCTAAATCCTTTAGGCAATATGATAGCCTGTTAGCTGGGAAAAGACCATTAGGTCCACTTTCATAATTTATTTCTCCAATAAAAACTCTTCCTCTTAGATAAGTTCCTGTAGCTATTATAATTGCATCAGCCTCATATATAGCACCTGTATTTGTAAGTATTCCTTTTACCATATTATTTTCAACAAAAATTTCTACAACCTCTCCTTGAACTAAATCCAAGTTTTCTTGTTTCTCTAAGGTTGATTTCATAACTCTCTGATATAAATTTTTATCTGCCTGACCCCTTAAGGAATGTACTGCTGGTCCTTTTGATGTATTAAGCATTTTTATTTGTATAACAGATTTATCTATTATCCTACCTATTTCTCCGCCTAATGCATCAACTTCTCTTAC of Proteiniborus ethanoligenes contains these proteins:
- the mnmG gene encoding tRNA uridine-5-carboxymethylaminomethyl(34) synthesis enzyme MnmG; its protein translation is MEKLFQYNRGKYDVIVIGAGHAGCESAFASARMGKKTLLLTISLDAIALLACNPNIGGTGKGHLVREVDALGGEIGRIIDKSVIQIKMLNTSKGPAVHSLRGQADKNLYQRVMKSTLEKQENLDLVQGEVVEIFVENNMVKGILTNTGAIYEADAIIIATGTYLRGRVFIGEINYESGPNGLFPANRLSYCLKDLGIKMRRFKTGTPARVHRDSLDFSKMEIQPGDEEIIPFSFMTESLDIEQVPCYLTYTNEETHKIIRDNISRSPMYAGEMEGVGPRYCPSIEDKVVRFAEKTSHQVFVEPEGLDTCEMYVQGMSTTFPEDVQIKMYKTVPGLENVKIMRTAYAIEYDCIDATQLKRSLEYKEIENLYFAGQINGTSGYEEAAAQGLVAGINAVRKLNGEDPLILDRSQAYIGVLIDDIVTKEIYDPYRMMTSRAEYRLTLRQDNADLRLTEIGYNIGLATKERYEKMINKKKEMEREIGRLKKKIITPNKEINEFCERIGTTPLKTPTSMYDFIKRPEITYDILKEIDDERPELTREARIQVEIEIKYEGYIAKQLKQIEQFKKLEGKKLSEDIDYSQIKGLRLEARQRLNSMKPESVGHASRIAGVSPADINVLLIYLEQQRRLNK
- the noc gene encoding nucleoid occlusion protein, which produces MSNLNKEISYIPIKSVKPNPYQPRKSFSKRSLEELSQSIKTYGVIQPISVRKIGDESYELVAGERRLRASELAQLENIPAIVVELKDKDSAVVALIENLQREDLNFVEEADGYNSLIKDHGLTQQELAERLGKNQSTVANKLRILRLSDEIKKSLIENGLTERHARALLKLPSEDMQLAVLDKIIKRELTVKKTESLIKTILEDLTKEEEPNHRQNIKSLINYKIYLNTIRNAYNAIRESGVDAKFEQKDMGEFVEVTLKIPKTQNG
- the rsmG gene encoding 16S rRNA (guanine(527)-N(7))-methyltransferase RsmG, producing MSNIDVLISGISELGIDLDEDRRDKFAKFKSLLKEWNEVINITAIKDDAEIDIKHFLDSLTIFKTGKIVKGVKIIDIGTGGGFPGMPIKIVENDTQILLLDSLNKRLKFLNEVIEKLELKDISTIHERAEALGNNKEYREQYDIAVSRAVASLNILSEYCLPFVKIGGYFIAMKGSDSKEEVEGSRNAIKILGGELEDKIDIKIPNSDIVHSLLIIKKTSHTPTKYPRQGGKIKKNPL
- a CDS encoding ParA family protein encodes the protein MGKIIAIFNQKGGVGKTTTNVNLSACLASLGEKILVIDIDPQGNTTSGFGINKEEISFSIYDVLINGLNIKEAIIDTKLENLFIVPSKTELAGAEIELTDRENRELKLKESLIDIINEFDFVFIDCPPSLGLLTINALVAANSVVIPIQCEYYALEGVSQLMNTIKLVKNSLNPELDIEGVVLSMFDGRTNLSIQVVDEVKKYFRGKVYTSIIPRNVRLAEAPSHGLSIIEYDPKSKGAEAYMELAREFLDYMED